From the Candidatus Binataceae bacterium genome, one window contains:
- the typA gene encoding translational GTPase TypA: MRRSDLRNLAIIAHVDHGKTTLVDGLLRQAGVFRANEQVMERVLDSFALERERGITIMAKNTALFWRGVKINIVDTPGHSDFGGEVERSLSMVDGVMLLVDASEGPMPQTRFVLKKALEAKLGTIVCINKIDRPDARPVAVLDEIYDLFIDLGADEAQLEFPVLYTSARQGVASYDAQQVGTDLAPLFETIVAHLPGPEVQAEAPLQFQANNLGYSDYVGKLAIGRIVSGAMRAAASVAHIGRDGVARPVKITHLYTWRGLNRVEVEESGAGDIVAVAGVSDIDIGDTLGALDAPRALPPIRIDEPTVAMTFSVNDSPWAGREGEYVTSRKLRERIEYEARTNVSVRVEELSPDSWRVVARGELSLAVIVETMRREGYELQVSKPTVITRTDNGVLLEPMELVMIDCPDDYIGIITQLLAARRGRMRDMKNTGGGRTRFEFEVPSRGMIGFRNSFLTDTRGTGVMHALFNGYAPWCGPIQARANGAMVSDREGVATAYALFHLQERGVMFIGPGQPVYEGMVVGEYSREINLPVNVCREKKLTNIRAAGHDEAIRLTPARALSLDLALEWIDEEELVEVTPQSVRLRNRVLKTALRNKHRAAATELAAAART, from the coding sequence ATGCGTCGTTCGGATTTGCGCAATCTGGCAATTATTGCTCACGTCGATCACGGTAAGACCACTCTGGTCGATGGTCTGCTGCGGCAGGCGGGCGTCTTTCGGGCCAACGAACAGGTGATGGAGCGGGTCTTGGATTCTTTCGCGCTGGAGCGCGAGCGCGGTATCACGATCATGGCCAAGAATACCGCCCTATTCTGGCGCGGAGTGAAAATTAACATCGTCGACACCCCCGGCCATTCCGATTTTGGTGGTGAGGTCGAGCGCAGTTTGTCGATGGTGGATGGTGTGATGCTGCTGGTGGATGCGTCCGAAGGGCCGATGCCGCAGACCCGCTTCGTGCTCAAGAAGGCGCTGGAAGCCAAGCTGGGAACCATCGTGTGCATCAACAAGATTGACCGCCCCGATGCCCGGCCCGTGGCCGTACTCGATGAGATCTACGATCTGTTCATCGACCTGGGCGCCGACGAGGCCCAACTGGAGTTTCCCGTCCTCTATACCAGCGCTCGCCAAGGCGTGGCTTCCTACGACGCGCAACAGGTGGGCACGGACCTGGCGCCGTTGTTTGAGACTATCGTGGCCCATTTGCCCGGTCCCGAAGTGCAGGCTGAGGCGCCCTTGCAGTTTCAAGCCAACAACCTGGGCTATAGCGATTATGTGGGCAAGCTGGCGATTGGCCGAATCGTGAGCGGCGCCATGCGCGCCGCTGCCAGCGTCGCCCATATTGGGCGTGACGGGGTGGCGAGACCGGTTAAAATCACCCACCTGTATACTTGGCGCGGCCTCAATCGAGTGGAGGTCGAAGAAAGCGGGGCAGGGGATATCGTGGCAGTGGCCGGAGTGAGTGACATCGACATCGGCGACACGCTGGGCGCGCTGGATGCGCCGCGCGCGTTGCCGCCCATTCGGATCGATGAGCCTACTGTGGCGATGACCTTTTCGGTCAACGATTCGCCGTGGGCCGGCCGCGAGGGAGAGTACGTGACCTCGCGCAAACTGCGTGAGCGCATCGAGTACGAGGCGCGCACCAACGTGAGCGTGCGGGTGGAGGAACTCAGCCCGGACTCGTGGCGGGTGGTGGCGCGCGGCGAGCTATCGCTGGCAGTAATCGTGGAGACGATGCGACGGGAGGGTTATGAACTACAAGTCTCCAAGCCCACCGTGATCACGCGTACCGATAACGGGGTGCTGCTGGAGCCGATGGAGTTGGTGATGATCGATTGTCCCGACGACTACATCGGAATCATTACCCAATTGCTGGCGGCCCGCCGCGGTCGCATGCGTGACATGAAGAACACCGGCGGTGGGCGGACGCGCTTCGAATTCGAGGTGCCCTCGCGCGGCATGATCGGCTTTCGCAACTCTTTTCTGACCGATACCCGGGGCACCGGCGTGATGCACGCGCTGTTCAATGGCTACGCCCCGTGGTGCGGGCCAATTCAGGCGCGGGCCAACGGCGCGATGGTTTCCGACCGCGAGGGAGTGGCCACCGCCTACGCCCTGTTTCATTTGCAGGAGCGCGGGGTGATGTTCATCGGGCCCGGTCAACCGGTTTATGAAGGCATGGTGGTGGGCGAATATTCACGCGAGATCAACCTGCCGGTCAACGTCTGCCGCGAGAAGAAGCTGACCAATATCCGGGCCGCCGGCCACGACGAGGCAATTCGGTTGACCCCGGCGCGCGCACTCAGCCTGGATCTGGCTTTGGAATGGATCGATGAAGAGGAGCTGGTAGAAGTCACGCCGCAATCGGTGCGCTTGCGCAATCGGGTGCTCAAGACGGCGCTGCGCAACAAACATCGGGCCGCCGCGACGGAATTAGCGGCTGCGGCCCGCACCTGA
- a CDS encoding DUF2939 domain-containing protein produces MAWFLRHWTATLVVVVLAAWALLYVPGTPSYAVFQLKQAIDARDGSRAVRFINFPKVVRSAAAEIVAQQVGHNDPLGSVIGNGAAQLFSSPAAELARSWAEREVDQGARRVQMPATALVAALVLLHREGDQASTRFRDRQGRLWDIRMARNAQGRWQVVEVKNVQQLLASLQGAPNSAASASP; encoded by the coding sequence ATGGCTTGGTTTCTGCGCCATTGGACAGCGACCCTGGTAGTGGTGGTGTTGGCGGCCTGGGCGCTGTTGTACGTGCCGGGCACGCCCAGTTATGCGGTCTTTCAGTTAAAGCAAGCTATCGACGCGCGCGACGGTAGTCGCGCCGTGCGCTTCATCAACTTTCCCAAGGTGGTCCGCAGCGCCGCGGCTGAGATCGTCGCCCAGCAGGTGGGTCACAACGATCCCCTGGGTAGCGTGATTGGCAACGGCGCCGCCCAATTGTTCAGCTCGCCCGCGGCGGAGTTGGCTCGCAGTTGGGCCGAACGCGAGGTCGATCAGGGGGCGCGCAGAGTACAGATGCCGGCGACTGCGTTAGTGGCGGCGCTGGTTCTGCTCCATCGCGAGGGTGACCAGGCTTCCACCCGCTTTCGCGATCGCCAGGGCCGGCTATGGGACATTCGCATGGCCCGCAACGCTCAGGGGCGCTGGCAGGTGGTCGAGGTCAAGAACGTTCAGCAATTGCTCGCCAGCCTGCAGGGCGCGCCCAACTCAGCGGCCTCGGCCTCGCCCTGA
- the pgl gene encoding 6-phosphogluconolactonase yields MKEPEIIVLADGSAMAVRAAEEIVHFSGEAICTHGQFSLCLTGGNTPAPIYELIATRFHLSVDWNAVQLFWGDERCVPPDHPASNYGMAQRTMLSKLSLRADQVHRMRGEDPPEEGARAYEELLREQFGLEEGEVPRFDLVLLGLGDNVHTASLFPGQPALHESTRLVVPVDVDAEPRRRLTMTVPTLNQAARVMFMVAGEGKAQAVKAALQGPRDPERFPAQLVAPTHGEVMWVLDKAAARLLS; encoded by the coding sequence TTGAAAGAGCCCGAAATCATCGTTTTGGCAGACGGCAGCGCGATGGCGGTGCGCGCAGCCGAGGAAATTGTCCATTTCTCCGGCGAGGCGATATGCACCCATGGCCAGTTTTCCCTGTGCCTGACCGGCGGCAACACTCCAGCGCCGATTTATGAGTTGATCGCCACCCGCTTCCATCTCAGCGTGGATTGGAACGCGGTCCAATTGTTCTGGGGCGATGAGCGCTGTGTGCCTCCAGACCATCCCGCGAGCAACTACGGGATGGCCCAGCGCACGATGCTCTCCAAGCTCAGCCTGCGTGCCGACCAGGTTCATCGGATGCGGGGCGAGGATCCGCCCGAGGAGGGTGCGCGTGCCTATGAGGAGCTATTGCGCGAGCAGTTCGGATTGGAAGAAGGCGAGGTGCCCCGTTTCGACCTGGTCCTGCTAGGGTTGGGTGACAACGTTCACACTGCCTCGCTCTTTCCCGGTCAGCCCGCGTTGCATGAAAGCACGCGTCTGGTGGTGCCGGTAGATGTGGATGCCGAGCCGCGCCGCCGCCTGACTATGACCGTGCCGACGCTCAACCAAGCCGCGCGCGTGATGTTCATGGTCGCGGGCGAGGGCAAAGCGCAGGCGGTTAAGGCCGCCCTGCAAGGGCCGCGCGATCCGGAGCGCTTTCCAGCTCAATTGGTCGCACCCACCCACGGGGAAGTGATGTGGGTGTTGGACAAGGCTGCGGCGCGTCTGCTGAGCTGA
- the tkt gene encoding transketolase has protein sequence MALASEIDEALNQAPLDEVCVNSIRVLAIDAIQRANSGHPGLPMGAAPMAYALWNGFLRHNPAHPKWYGRDRFVLSAGHGSMLLYSLLYLTGYDLTLDDLKAFRQLGSRTPGHPESHLTAGVETTTGPLGQGFGNGVGMAIAAQHLRARFARPGFELFDHRIFALVSDGDMMEGVASEAASLAGHLQLGNLIYLYDDNHITIDGSTAITFSEDVCKRFEAYGWHIQVVEDGNDLTAIGSALARACAELTRPSLIRVRTHIGYGSPHRQDSSEAHGKALGAEEVKLTKRNYGWPTEAEFYVPARALAHFRQARDRGARWEAEWNGAMERYANRYPQEAAEFRRMLAGELPSGWDEALPEFTVKDNLATRESASRAQQAIAARLPELFGGSADLNESTFTDVKDGGDFEPQNYGGRNLHFGIREHAMCAALNGMAYHGGIIPYGSSFLVFTDYCRASIRLSALAGLHVIYVFTHDSIGLGEDGPTHQPIEHLTSLRAIPNLVVIRPGDANEAVQAWRVALTHRGGPVLLALSRQKVPTLDRAAMAPATELSKGGYVLCESAGKRPDIILIGTGAELHLAVEAKTVLERQGAAVRVVSMPSVELFAAQERAYQEAVLPAAIKRRVAIEAGASLSWYRWVGSDGDIVGIDRFGASGPYTEVLKYFGFTVENLVERARRLLAG, from the coding sequence GTGGCACTGGCAAGTGAAATCGACGAGGCCTTGAACCAGGCCCCGCTGGATGAAGTTTGCGTTAATTCCATCCGGGTGCTGGCGATCGACGCAATACAGCGGGCCAATTCCGGCCATCCCGGTCTGCCGATGGGCGCGGCGCCGATGGCCTATGCGCTGTGGAACGGCTTTTTGCGCCATAACCCGGCCCATCCCAAATGGTACGGCCGCGATCGCTTCGTACTCTCCGCCGGCCATGGCTCGATGTTGCTCTATAGCCTGCTGTATCTGACCGGTTACGACCTTACGCTTGATGATCTCAAAGCTTTTCGCCAGTTGGGCAGCCGCACTCCGGGCCATCCCGAAAGTCATCTCACCGCGGGGGTGGAGACCACCACCGGACCGCTGGGGCAGGGCTTTGGCAATGGAGTTGGGATGGCGATTGCGGCCCAACACCTGCGCGCGCGTTTCGCCCGTCCCGGTTTCGAGCTGTTCGATCATCGCATCTTCGCCTTGGTCAGCGACGGCGACATGATGGAAGGAGTCGCCAGCGAGGCGGCTTCGCTAGCTGGCCATCTGCAACTGGGCAACCTGATCTATCTGTACGACGACAACCACATCACGATCGATGGGTCCACCGCCATCACCTTCTCCGAGGACGTCTGCAAGCGCTTCGAGGCCTACGGCTGGCATATCCAGGTGGTCGAGGATGGCAACGATTTGACCGCCATCGGGTCGGCCCTGGCGCGCGCCTGCGCCGAACTGACGCGCCCCTCGCTGATTCGGGTCCGCACCCATATCGGCTACGGCAGCCCCCATCGCCAGGATAGTTCCGAAGCCCACGGCAAGGCACTGGGAGCCGAAGAGGTTAAGCTGACCAAGCGCAACTACGGTTGGCCGACGGAGGCGGAATTTTATGTGCCGGCGCGCGCTCTGGCTCATTTTCGCCAGGCCCGCGATCGCGGCGCCCGTTGGGAGGCAGAGTGGAACGGCGCGATGGAGCGCTACGCCAACCGTTATCCGCAGGAGGCGGCCGAGTTCCGCCGGATGCTGGCAGGCGAGCTGCCCTCGGGTTGGGATGAAGCGCTACCTGAATTCACCGTCAAGGATAACCTGGCCACTCGCGAGTCCGCCTCGCGCGCTCAACAGGCGATTGCCGCGCGGCTGCCCGAATTGTTCGGCGGCTCGGCCGATCTCAACGAATCGACCTTTACCGACGTCAAGGACGGGGGCGATTTCGAGCCGCAAAATTATGGCGGGCGCAACCTGCACTTCGGTATTCGCGAGCACGCGATGTGCGCCGCGCTCAACGGCATGGCCTATCATGGCGGAATCATTCCCTACGGCTCCAGCTTCCTGGTCTTTACCGATTATTGCCGCGCCTCGATTCGCCTGTCGGCGCTGGCCGGGCTGCACGTTATCTACGTGTTCACCCACGATTCGATAGGCTTGGGTGAAGACGGCCCCACCCATCAGCCGATCGAACATCTGACCTCGCTGCGCGCCATTCCCAACCTGGTCGTGATTCGGCCGGGCGACGCCAACGAAGCCGTACAAGCTTGGCGCGTGGCCCTGACCCATCGCGGGGGGCCGGTGCTGCTCGCGCTTAGCCGCCAGAAGGTGCCCACCCTCGATCGAGCAGCGATGGCACCCGCCACCGAGTTGAGCAAGGGTGGCTATGTGCTGTGCGAGAGCGCGGGTAAGCGGCCCGATATCATCTTGATTGGGACGGGCGCCGAGCTTCATCTGGCGGTGGAGGCCAAAACTGTGCTTGAGCGGCAAGGGGCGGCGGTACGGGTCGTCAGCATGCCCAGCGTCGAGCTGTTCGCCGCCCAAGAGCGCGCCTACCAGGAAGCGGTGCTGCCAGCGGCGATCAAGCGGCGGGTGGCGATCGAGGCGGGAGCATCGCTGAGCTGGTACCGTTGGGTGGGCAGCGACGGCGACATCGTGGGGATCGATCGCTTCGGAGCCTCGGGTCCCTATACCGAGGTTTTGAAGTATTTCGGCTTCACGGTGGAAAATCTGGTCGAGCGTGCCCGCCGTCTGTTGGCGGGTTGA
- the fabF gene encoding beta-ketoacyl-ACP synthase II: MRRILNRRVVVTGTGLVTPLGTGVERNWEALMTGRSGISRIERFDVSDFPSQIAGEIRDFNPEDWIDRKEIRRMDLFIQYAMASAEQAMRESALKFEPEEAELIGVIVGVGIGGLLTIEEYHKHFLATRLKKVTPFFIPKLISNLAPGNIAIRYGAKGINLTTTSACASASHAIGEAFRMIQQGYLNAAITGGTEAALTPLGLGGFAVMRALSTRNDEPQRASRPFDRERDGFVMSDGAAILILEERERALARGATILAEIVGYATNGDAYHITSPSPNGEGAARCMQLCLRDYDLDPNQVDYINAHGTSTPQGDLAETQAIKQIFGEHAAQIAVSSTKSMTGHLLGAAGAVESVYTVLAISRGMLPPTINQEYPDPECDLDYVPNRARPAKIRLALNNSFGFGGTNTTLAFAPHTEN; this comes from the coding sequence ATGAGACGGATTTTGAATCGACGAGTTGTGGTGACCGGGACGGGGCTGGTGACGCCGCTGGGGACCGGGGTAGAGCGTAACTGGGAGGCGCTGATGACGGGGCGCTCGGGCATCAGTCGTATCGAACGCTTCGATGTAAGCGATTTCCCCAGCCAAATCGCCGGTGAAATTCGCGACTTCAACCCCGAGGACTGGATCGACCGCAAGGAGATCCGGCGCATGGATCTATTCATCCAGTACGCCATGGCCAGTGCCGAGCAGGCGATGCGCGAATCGGCGCTGAAGTTCGAACCCGAAGAGGCTGAGTTAATCGGGGTTATCGTCGGGGTGGGCATCGGTGGTCTGCTGACGATCGAGGAGTATCACAAACATTTTCTCGCCACCCGGCTGAAAAAGGTCACGCCCTTTTTCATTCCCAAGCTGATCAGCAACCTGGCCCCGGGCAATATCGCCATCCGCTACGGCGCCAAGGGCATCAACTTGACCACCACCAGCGCCTGCGCCTCTGCCAGCCACGCGATCGGCGAGGCCTTCCGTATGATCCAGCAGGGCTACCTTAACGCCGCCATCACCGGCGGCACCGAGGCGGCGCTCACACCGTTGGGACTGGGCGGCTTCGCGGTGATGCGCGCGCTGTCCACCCGCAACGACGAGCCGCAACGCGCCAGTCGTCCCTTCGATCGTGAACGCGACGGCTTCGTGATGTCCGACGGCGCCGCCATCCTGATTTTGGAGGAACGCGAGCGCGCCCTGGCCCGCGGCGCAACCATTTTGGCGGAGATTGTCGGCTATGCTACCAATGGCGACGCCTACCACATCACATCGCCCTCACCCAACGGCGAAGGCGCCGCGCGCTGCATGCAACTGTGCCTGCGCGATTACGACCTCGACCCCAACCAAGTTGACTACATCAACGCCCATGGCACTTCCACGCCCCAGGGTGACTTGGCCGAGACCCAGGCGATCAAGCAAATCTTCGGCGAGCACGCGGCCCAAATCGCGGTCAGCTCGACCAAATCGATGACCGGCCATCTACTGGGCGCGGCGGGCGCGGTGGAATCGGTCTATACGGTGTTGGCGATCAGCCGCGGGATGCTGCCGCCAACCATCAATCAGGAGTATCCCGACCCCGAATGCGACCTGGATTATGTTCCCAACCGGGCGCGGCCGGCCAAGATCAGGCTGGCGCTGAATAATTCCTTTGGTTTCGGCGGGACCAACACCACGCTGGCCTTCGCCCCGCACACCGAAAACTGA
- a CDS encoding beta-ketoacyl-ACP synthase III: protein MGSRIIGTGRALPALCLTNSDLESRLDTSDEWIKTRTGISQRHLLGHAESLVDIATAASRKALQAAGLEGSQLDAIIAATVSSEYAFPSFACQVQRELGLSSIPAFDVAAACSGFLYAMAVADHALRGGGWKRVLVVGADALSTMVDWSDRRTAVLFGDGAGAAVMAFEPGPRGILDTQLRAAGEAWNLLSVRATGTRASADAQTRREPADALKMRGPELFKVAVKSMEEITRLVIERAGLSVADIHLVVPHQANLRILTAVAERLGIASNKVFTNLDRYGNTSAASVPIALDEACQAGLIHTDDLILLNACGGGLTWGASVLRW, encoded by the coding sequence ATGGGTTCACGGATTATCGGCACCGGCCGTGCGCTTCCGGCCTTGTGTCTAACCAATTCCGACCTCGAAAGCCGCCTGGATACTTCCGACGAATGGATCAAGACCCGCACTGGGATAAGCCAACGCCATCTCCTAGGCCACGCCGAATCGCTGGTGGATATCGCCACCGCGGCCAGTCGTAAGGCGCTTCAGGCCGCCGGCCTGGAGGGTTCGCAGCTCGATGCAATCATTGCCGCCACGGTCTCCTCGGAATACGCCTTTCCCTCCTTCGCCTGCCAGGTCCAACGCGAGCTGGGGCTGAGTTCGATACCCGCCTTCGATGTAGCCGCGGCCTGCTCCGGCTTTCTGTACGCGATGGCGGTGGCTGACCATGCATTGCGCGGCGGGGGCTGGAAGCGAGTGCTGGTAGTAGGGGCGGACGCGCTCTCGACCATGGTGGATTGGAGCGATCGGCGCACTGCTGTCCTTTTTGGCGACGGCGCCGGTGCGGCGGTGATGGCCTTTGAGCCCGGTCCCCGCGGCATCCTTGACACTCAATTGCGCGCCGCCGGCGAGGCTTGGAATCTGCTCTCGGTGCGAGCCACCGGCACACGTGCGTCCGCCGACGCTCAAACACGCCGTGAACCCGCCGATGCGCTCAAGATGCGCGGACCAGAACTATTCAAGGTCGCGGTCAAAAGCATGGAGGAAATCACCCGGCTGGTAATCGAACGGGCCGGCCTGAGCGTCGCCGATATTCATCTGGTAGTGCCCCATCAGGCCAACCTGCGCATTTTGACCGCAGTCGCGGAACGGCTGGGAATCGCATCCAACAAGGTCTTCACCAATCTCGATCGCTATGGCAACACCTCGGCGGCCTCGGTCCCTATCGCCCTAGACGAAGCCTGCCAAGCCGGCCTAATTCATACCGACGACTTGATCCTGCTCAATGCCTGCGGCGGCGGCCTAACTTGGGGCGCCAGCGTACTGCGCTGGTAA
- a CDS encoding ArsA family ATPase yields MIDELLSRRLVILFGKGGVGRTTLSAALAWLASRRRGATLAMETDENAPLANLLGAHPSYAPVAAAHNLSVMRLEGRQALEEYLKLVVPRALLATITPSRLFQYFTLAAPGLRELMVLGKVYYEAELGQGGRPHWTNIVFDAAASGHALNLLRMPQAAARSFGDSRVGREARHIAALLHAREHCALLLVTTPEPLALRETRETYQELLRMELSVQAIFLNRYSQLSYTAADLARLRRSPALRGNPHLAYFDALARQQAIRAATARRAVGYLRTQVACPIIELSDLPEFSGRALMARIAAELSSDPGDLHGAAG; encoded by the coding sequence ATGATCGACGAGCTGCTGAGCCGGCGCCTCGTTATCCTGTTTGGAAAGGGTGGGGTGGGACGGACCACCTTGAGCGCGGCCCTGGCCTGGCTGGCCTCGCGCCGGCGCGGCGCGACCCTGGCGATGGAGACCGACGAAAACGCGCCACTGGCTAACTTGCTGGGGGCCCATCCCTCCTATGCGCCGGTTGCGGCAGCCCATAACCTGTCGGTGATGCGGCTGGAAGGGCGCCAAGCGCTGGAGGAATATCTCAAGTTGGTGGTGCCGCGCGCTCTGCTGGCCACCATCACTCCCAGCCGCCTGTTTCAATACTTCACCCTGGCCGCGCCCGGACTGCGCGAACTGATGGTCCTGGGAAAGGTCTATTACGAGGCGGAATTGGGCCAGGGCGGCCGGCCCCATTGGACCAACATCGTGTTCGACGCCGCCGCCAGCGGTCACGCACTCAATCTATTGCGGATGCCGCAGGCGGCCGCGCGCAGCTTCGGCGACAGTCGGGTCGGGCGCGAGGCCCGTCATATCGCCGCTCTGCTGCACGCACGCGAACACTGTGCCCTGCTGCTGGTTACCACGCCCGAACCGCTGGCCCTGCGCGAGACCCGCGAAACTTATCAGGAACTGTTACGGATGGAATTGTCGGTACAAGCAATTTTTCTCAATCGCTACAGCCAACTCTCGTACACGGCCGCCGACCTGGCCCGGCTGCGGCGCAGCCCGGCGCTGCGCGGCAATCCGCATCTGGCCTACTTCGACGCGCTGGCTCGGCAACAGGCAATCCGTGCCGCGACGGCGCGCCGGGCGGTGGGTTATTTGCGAACCCAAGTCGCCTGTCCGATTATCGAACTATCCGACCTTCCCGAATTCTCCGGACGGGCCCTGATGGCCCGGATAGCGGCCGAACTGTCCAGCGATCCTGGCGATCTGCATGGCGCCGCCGGCTGA
- a CDS encoding aromatic ring-hydroxylating dioxygenase subunit alpha has translation MFMRNAWYAAAWSWEVSRNLLARRICDRPLVLYRRENGSPVALEDLCCHRLLPLSHGRLEGDRLVCGYHGLTFDPNGQCVHMPSLQQPNARTRVASFPLFERHRLIWVWIGEPAQADPAQIPDLHWNDDPNWAFAGDLLPMACDYRLVIDNLLDLTHETYVHPTSLGNEAIPAAPIETAAVDGGVTVTRWILDHAPAPFWRQMIARARGWQGRCDRWQVVKFVPPSNCVLHVGVAEANSGARQGDFSRAVSLMQLNSLTPATPTTSWYFWSATRNFLLDDQELTRELHDASERIFGEDKAVIEAQQQAMIDNPNAATVNISLDAGSVLMRRLIAQRAKPAAARRRAASRTRA, from the coding sequence ATGTTCATGCGCAACGCGTGGTACGCAGCGGCTTGGAGCTGGGAAGTAAGCCGCAACCTGCTGGCGCGGCGCATCTGCGATCGCCCGCTGGTCTTGTATCGGCGCGAAAATGGCAGCCCGGTGGCGCTAGAGGATCTATGCTGCCATCGCCTGTTGCCACTCTCTCACGGCCGGCTGGAGGGCGATCGCTTGGTTTGCGGCTATCATGGCCTGACCTTCGACCCCAATGGGCAATGCGTCCACATGCCCAGTCTGCAGCAGCCCAACGCCCGCACGCGCGTGGCCAGCTTTCCACTGTTCGAGCGGCATCGCCTGATCTGGGTCTGGATCGGCGAGCCGGCGCAGGCCGATCCGGCGCAAATACCCGATCTGCACTGGAACGATGACCCCAACTGGGCCTTCGCCGGAGATCTGTTGCCAATGGCCTGCGATTACCGGCTGGTGATCGACAACCTGCTCGATCTGACCCACGAGACCTACGTCCATCCCACCTCGCTGGGAAACGAGGCCATTCCCGCCGCCCCAATCGAAACCGCAGCCGTCGATGGTGGCGTCACTGTGACGCGTTGGATTCTGGATCATGCGCCAGCCCCGTTCTGGCGCCAGATGATCGCGCGCGCTCGCGGCTGGCAGGGACGCTGCGACCGCTGGCAGGTGGTCAAGTTCGTGCCGCCCAGCAATTGCGTGCTGCACGTGGGAGTGGCCGAGGCCAACAGCGGTGCGCGCCAGGGCGACTTCAGCCGCGCAGTAAGCCTGATGCAGCTCAATTCGCTAACCCCCGCCACTCCTACCACGAGCTGGTATTTCTGGTCGGCGACGCGCAACTTTCTGCTTGACGATCAGGAGCTGACCCGGGAGCTGCACGACGCTTCGGAGCGCATCTTCGGCGAGGACAAGGCGGTGATCGAGGCTCAGCAGCAGGCGATGATCGACAATCCCAACGCCGCCACCGTCAATATCTCGCTGGACGCGGGATCGGTGCTGATGCGCCGGCTAATTGCCCAGCGCGCCAAACCAGCCGCCGCTCGCCGGCGAGCCGCTTCTCGCACTCGCGCCTGA
- a CDS encoding iron-containing redox enzyme family protein, which produces MSDKAKIVEEVIALRERWHTKRHPLFQDMAQGKAPLRALGLYMAGHYRFVSYALPSMGLLYSRAPLDVRKAVASNLSEEEGLLAIPRPGHKPHDHNEMIFAFCKAAGFSRDQVEHLKLTPAWWARALHYAHVLRVESMGVTLAMQSTQEGQQVALNREITLPAFQKYYGYTLESPEIAFFVEHAEADEEHSRRQLELCTKYIDPAERDHLLEVCETAVRLRWASISEVYRSEVLREPDILPPGLPAAA; this is translated from the coding sequence ATGTCAGACAAGGCGAAAATCGTCGAGGAAGTCATCGCGCTGCGCGAGCGCTGGCACACCAAGCGCCATCCTCTGTTTCAAGACATGGCCCAAGGCAAGGCGCCGCTGCGCGCGCTGGGTTTGTACATGGCTGGCCATTACCGCTTCGTCTCCTACGCCCTGCCCTCGATGGGCTTGCTCTATTCGCGGGCGCCGTTGGACGTGCGCAAGGCGGTGGCCAGCAATCTTTCCGAAGAGGAGGGGCTGTTGGCGATCCCGCGCCCCGGGCATAAACCCCACGATCACAACGAGATGATCTTCGCTTTCTGCAAGGCCGCAGGCTTTTCGCGCGACCAAGTCGAACACCTGAAGCTTACTCCGGCTTGGTGGGCCCGCGCGCTGCACTACGCCCATGTCTTGCGAGTGGAATCGATGGGCGTGACCCTGGCGATGCAATCCACCCAAGAGGGGCAGCAGGTCGCGCTCAATCGCGAGATCACTCTGCCCGCCTTTCAGAAATATTACGGCTACACCCTGGAATCGCCCGAAATCGCCTTCTTCGTCGAGCATGCCGAGGCCGACGAGGAACACAGCCGCCGCCAACTCGAGCTGTGCACCAAATATATTGACCCCGCCGAGCGCGACCATCTGCTGGAGGTATGCGAGACCGCGGTGCGCCTGCGCTGGGCCTCGATCTCCGAAGTCTATCGCAGCGAAGTGCTCAGGGAGCCCGACATCCTGCCGCCGGGCCTACCCGCCGCGGCCTGA
- a CDS encoding carboxypeptidase-like regulatory domain-containing protein gives MSHFIGWTIWMLLCAACVTSPAIVRADQTASSAIGSIRGRLVVIPGANGESAQPRGVPAAQIRLANSSNGKIVAQTVTAKDGSFSFSAVPGTYQVLGPRAKAFARVVSGQTTTVELRQFMFEVR, from the coding sequence ATGTCGCATTTCATTGGTTGGACCATCTGGATGCTTCTTTGCGCGGCCTGCGTGACGAGCCCGGCCATCGTCCGAGCCGACCAGACCGCATCCTCCGCCATCGGCTCGATTCGGGGACGCCTGGTGGTAATTCCCGGAGCTAACGGGGAGTCGGCGCAACCGCGGGGCGTGCCTGCGGCGCAGATACGTCTGGCCAATTCCAGCAACGGGAAGATAGTCGCGCAAACGGTGACCGCCAAGGACGGGTCGTTCAGCTTCAGCGCTGTGCCAGGCACTTACCAGGTGCTTGGTCCCAGAGCCAAAGCATTCGCACGAGTAGTCAGCGGTCAAACGACCACGGTGGAATTGCGGCAATTCATGTTTGAAGTTCGCTGA